Proteins from one Leptospira wolffii serovar Khorat str. Khorat-H2 genomic window:
- a CDS encoding glycoside hydrolase family 3 protein: MFKRLLLIAFLIVFGLFSFHWLTHYRSELQAQEIQDGMLRQAEEITAKLSPEELVGQVIHVAIPGTVLDPIAAKEIDTIKPGGVILFGRNLGSASEIKSLNDSMQNRSLEVAGLPLLISVDQEGGRVIRVKDGVTQFPGAMALGQTKDADLARKVGFVTSYQLRKLGLNFLFAPDLDINNNPDNPVINTRSLGSNLETVLNAGIAYEEGARAGGSIPVIKHFPGHGDTNVDSHLGLPKIEKTLEELKEFELIPFRKAIENGADAVMSAHIVYPKIDPNFPATLSPRILQDILRKDLQYKGLIVTDAMEMDAIDEHYQKDDPGVLALLAGADIILMTSWGKTTESMKDQILAAYKKGTLQRDGKDVLKEAVKRQILHKLKYGIVWEFVSTDKKGRAATAFPKEIPESLKEYYNNQDKQRDVRFAEWNIDTLNEQVSRKAVVAFPQSFRTDAIGAKDTLFALKGPEFTEELRKRSITNLELTELRKKLDKKEGKRVVLSSLTQLELDLGASLARKYPNIEFVLLHYGTPFLQLSHLENLKILFSFSPTLESKRALVYSVLERKEEIPFVDLILKPLQHKAATIESDKTAQSGKVD, translated from the coding sequence ATGTTTAAACGGCTTCTTCTTATCGCCTTTCTAATCGTTTTCGGTCTATTCTCTTTCCATTGGCTTACGCATTACAGAAGCGAACTCCAGGCCCAGGAAATCCAGGACGGAATGCTTCGTCAAGCCGAGGAGATTACCGCGAAATTGAGTCCGGAAGAATTGGTCGGACAGGTCATCCATGTGGCGATTCCGGGAACCGTCTTAGATCCGATCGCGGCAAAAGAAATCGATACGATCAAACCGGGCGGAGTGATTCTATTCGGTAGAAATCTGGGATCCGCCTCCGAAATCAAGAGTCTGAACGATTCAATGCAAAATCGCAGTTTGGAAGTCGCCGGGCTTCCCCTTCTCATCTCTGTGGACCAAGAAGGAGGAAGAGTCATTCGGGTAAAAGACGGAGTCACTCAATTTCCGGGAGCCATGGCCTTAGGGCAAACCAAGGATGCCGATTTGGCGAGAAAGGTGGGTTTCGTTACTTCCTACCAACTTCGTAAGCTAGGATTGAATTTTCTGTTCGCTCCCGATCTGGACATCAATAATAATCCGGATAATCCTGTCATCAATACCCGTTCTCTAGGAAGCAATTTGGAAACCGTCTTGAATGCGGGGATCGCTTACGAAGAAGGAGCGAGAGCCGGAGGTTCTATCCCCGTTATCAAACATTTCCCAGGTCACGGGGATACGAACGTGGATAGTCATTTAGGACTTCCTAAAATAGAGAAAACCCTGGAAGAATTGAAAGAATTCGAACTCATTCCGTTTCGTAAAGCCATAGAAAACGGAGCCGATGCGGTTATGAGCGCGCATATCGTGTATCCTAAAATCGATCCTAACTTTCCGGCTACTCTTTCTCCTCGTATTCTCCAGGATATCCTACGTAAGGATTTGCAATATAAGGGGCTTATCGTCACCGACGCGATGGAAATGGACGCCATCGACGAACATTATCAAAAGGACGATCCAGGAGTTCTCGCATTATTAGCGGGAGCGGATATTATCCTTATGACTAGCTGGGGCAAGACGACCGAGTCCATGAAAGATCAAATTTTGGCCGCTTACAAAAAAGGAACATTACAAAGAGACGGCAAGGACGTCCTTAAAGAAGCCGTCAAGCGCCAAATCCTTCATAAACTCAAGTACGGAATCGTATGGGAATTCGTCTCGACCGATAAGAAAGGAAGAGCTGCAACCGCATTCCCTAAGGAAATCCCTGAGTCTTTAAAAGAATATTATAATAATCAAGACAAGCAGAGAGACGTCCGATTTGCGGAATGGAATATCGATACCTTAAACGAACAGGTAAGTCGCAAGGCCGTTGTCGCTTTTCCCCAGAGTTTCCGGACGGATGCTATTGGAGCTAAAGATACTCTATTTGCTTTAAAAGGACCCGAGTTTACGGAAGAATTGCGCAAACGATCCATTACGAATCTGGAATTGACGGAGCTTCGAAAAAAATTGGATAAGAAAGAAGGAAAGCGCGTGGTCCTAAGCTCTCTTACTCAATTGGAGCTGGACTTAGGTGCTTCCCTTGCCAGAAAATATCCGAATATCGAGTTCGTTCTTTTGCATTACGGAACCCCTTTTCTGCAACTCTCCCACTTGGAAAATCTGAAAATCCTATTCTCTTTTTCCCCCACCTTAGAATCCAAAAGAGCCTTGGTGTATTCGGTTCTGGAGAGAAAGGAAGAGATTCCGTTCGTAGACCTGATTCTGAAACCGCTGCAACATAAGGCCGCGACAATCGAATCGGACAAAACCGCACAAAGCGGAAAGGTCGATTGA
- a CDS encoding arylesterase has product MNLYIRRIPELAFILLCIFLLQCGEEEKKPKEGNLNQSETEKGGKRILYLGDSLTAGYGLDGPEEGFVSLVSEELKKKVPDLEYVNAGVSGDTTSGGLARLDWVLNGRFDAFVLELGANDSMRGVSTQVTEENLREIIRRVRAKYPSIKILLIGMQTFPNMGPKYVKEFRAIFPRVAKSEKVDLMPFLLVGVAGDRSLNQSDGIHPTAKGHKIVAKNVLPYVEKLIR; this is encoded by the coding sequence ATGAACCTTTATATTCGCCGAATCCCCGAACTTGCCTTTATTCTTCTTTGTATTTTTCTCCTACAATGCGGGGAGGAGGAAAAGAAACCCAAGGAGGGAAACTTGAATCAGTCCGAAACGGAGAAGGGCGGAAAAAGGATCCTGTATTTGGGAGATAGTCTGACCGCGGGTTACGGACTGGACGGTCCGGAAGAGGGATTCGTTTCCTTGGTATCTGAAGAACTAAAGAAGAAGGTGCCCGATCTGGAATACGTAAACGCGGGAGTGAGCGGGGACACCACATCCGGAGGGCTCGCCAGGTTAGATTGGGTATTGAACGGCAGATTCGATGCGTTCGTTTTGGAATTGGGCGCAAACGATTCCATGAGAGGAGTATCCACTCAAGTTACGGAAGAGAATTTAAGGGAAATCATACGTAGAGTGAGGGCTAAATATCCTTCCATTAAGATTCTTTTAATCGGGATGCAGACCTTTCCGAATATGGGGCCCAAATATGTGAAGGAGTTTCGGGCGATATTTCCTCGAGTGGCTAAATCGGAAAAGGTGGATCTCATGCCTTTCCTTTTGGTAGGTGTAGCGGGGGACCGAAGCCTAAACCAAAGCGACGGAATCCACCCGACCGCTAAAGGTCATAAGATAGTGGCTAAGAATGTTCTGCCTTATGTGGAGAAATTGATTCGATAG
- a CDS encoding type II toxin-antitoxin system VapC family toxin, with protein sequence MTSVALIDSGPMIALFNASDEYHKSVFKFLKSYKGSLKTTWPVITEVVYLLSFSVSAQSDFLEWIERGGVQISEIAVRDLKYIKNRMQKYSDLPMDLTYASLMCLAEREEISKIVSIDSDFSIYRTIKGKYLTNLLKD encoded by the coding sequence ATGACAAGCGTCGCTCTCATTGATTCCGGTCCTATGATCGCTCTATTCAATGCGTCGGACGAATATCACAAGTCCGTTTTCAAGTTTTTGAAATCGTATAAAGGAAGTTTAAAAACTACCTGGCCCGTGATTACAGAAGTAGTTTATCTACTCTCTTTTTCCGTCTCCGCTCAGTCCGATTTTTTAGAATGGATAGAAAGAGGAGGCGTTCAAATATCCGAAATTGCTGTCAGAGATTTAAAATATATTAAAAATAGAATGCAGAAATATTCGGACCTACCGATGGATTTGACGTATGCTTCCCTCATGTGCTTGGCGGAACGTGAGGAAATCTCCAAAATCGTCAGCATCGATTCGGATTTTTCCATTTATAGAACGATAAAAGGAAAATATTTAACGAATCTATTGAAGGATTAA
- a CDS encoding DUF6290 family protein, with protein MISLRLSPDLERKLDSLAKSKGKSRSEIVKESILEYMENHSSEKSCFQLGEDLFGKHSSENIGLSKNRKKILADLLKGKDDKRRSH; from the coding sequence ATGATTAGCCTCCGTTTGTCCCCCGATCTGGAAAGAAAATTGGATTCCCTAGCTAAGTCGAAAGGCAAAAGTCGTTCGGAAATCGTAAAGGAATCCATTCTGGAATATATGGAGAATCATAGTTCGGAAAAATCTTGCTTCCAATTGGGAGAGGATCTTTTCGGTAAACATTCTTCCGAAAACATCGGTTTATCTAAAAACAGAAAGAAAATCCTTGCGGATCTTTTGAAGGGGAAAGATGACAAGCGTCGCTCTCATTGA
- the tig gene encoding trigger factor, translated as MEFKTKKNQNASVELKLTFDKNDLEKAFDKAYLEKQKNLKVPGFRPGKAPLEMVKRHLGDSVANDAINLLLVDSISELSSKLEYKMVRFPKFTVEDYVPGKSLVATAVYDSEPEVTLGKYKKIKIKLPEVQITEEDLQDELLTIRKQLARKLLREPGEGAEAGDIVDMEFEVKEEGQEAKNAKNGSSDYKLGEPNNLPGFDDHLYGIKTGETKPFSYTYPNDYGREDLAGKTVQFDMTLKAIYKEVLPDADDDLASEYDGSASLQELKDKIKDALTKNYTEGVKSKKLEEVYKELVEDSKFVFPDSFINEESEHVYQNMMQDILGRGQGGRISPEHIPSIEKYAEMVGKPLEEIRNSFKTIAENRLKGYFARQKLAASENITLSEEDFQKEIASLASRYGMQEADFKKELEKGKLLETYRDNFLAKKIDDTLFQLVEKKYNEKMSIRQLKEFLSNKETGEVWQ; from the coding sequence ATGGAATTCAAGACAAAAAAAAATCAAAACGCATCCGTAGAATTAAAACTTACCTTCGATAAGAATGATCTAGAAAAAGCCTTTGATAAGGCTTATCTCGAAAAACAGAAAAATCTAAAGGTCCCGGGCTTCCGTCCCGGCAAGGCTCCTTTAGAGATGGTAAAAAGACACCTGGGAGACTCGGTCGCCAACGATGCGATCAACCTTCTACTGGTGGATTCCATCAGCGAATTATCCAGTAAACTCGAGTACAAGATGGTTCGCTTTCCTAAGTTCACCGTAGAAGATTATGTGCCGGGCAAAAGCCTTGTGGCTACCGCGGTCTACGATTCCGAACCCGAAGTCACTTTAGGAAAATATAAGAAGATCAAAATCAAGCTCCCAGAAGTCCAAATCACGGAAGAGGATCTCCAAGACGAGCTTCTTACCATCCGTAAACAATTAGCCAGAAAACTTCTGAGAGAACCAGGCGAAGGCGCGGAAGCCGGCGATATCGTGGACATGGAATTCGAAGTAAAAGAAGAAGGGCAAGAAGCGAAAAACGCTAAGAACGGTTCCAGCGATTATAAATTGGGAGAACCGAATAATCTTCCCGGATTCGACGACCATCTCTACGGAATCAAAACCGGAGAGACCAAGCCATTCTCTTATACCTATCCTAACGATTACGGAAGAGAGGATCTGGCCGGTAAGACGGTGCAGTTCGACATGACTCTCAAAGCAATCTATAAGGAAGTGCTTCCGGATGCGGACGACGATCTGGCCAGCGAATACGACGGATCCGCTTCTTTACAGGAATTAAAGGACAAGATCAAGGACGCCTTGACTAAGAATTATACCGAAGGCGTGAAATCCAAAAAATTGGAAGAAGTCTATAAGGAACTCGTAGAGGACTCCAAATTCGTATTCCCGGATTCCTTCATCAACGAGGAGTCCGAGCATGTTTATCAAAACATGATGCAGGATATTTTAGGAAGAGGACAGGGGGGAAGAATCTCTCCCGAACATATTCCAAGTATAGAGAAATATGCCGAAATGGTAGGCAAACCTCTGGAAGAGATCCGGAATTCCTTCAAAACCATCGCCGAAAACAGACTCAAGGGCTATTTCGCCCGCCAGAAATTGGCGGCGAGCGAAAATATCACTCTCTCCGAGGAGGATTTCCAAAAGGAAATCGCATCTCTTGCCTCAAGATACGGGATGCAGGAAGCCGATTTTAAAAAAGAATTGGAAAAAGGTAAACTTCTGGAAACTTACCGGGACAATTTTTTAGCAAAAAAGATAGACGATACGCTCTTCCAGCTTGTAGAAAAGAAATACAACGAGAAGATGAGTATCCGTCAGCTAAAGGAATTCCTTTCGAATAAGGAAACTGGAGAAGTATGGCAATAA
- the clpP gene encoding ATP-dependent Clp endopeptidase proteolytic subunit ClpP, which translates to MAIIPTVIEQTGRGEMRYDVFSRLLKDRIIFLGDAISDDYANVIIAQLLFLDAENPDRDIYLYINSPGGYVSSGLAIYDTMQYIKADVRTLCIGQASSMAALLLAGGAKGKRSALPHSRIMMHQPTGGATGQASDIAIQAKEVLKLKQVLNGLYAKHTGKTVEEVQKDTERDLYMTPEEAQSYGIIDSVISIERQKN; encoded by the coding sequence ATGGCAATAATCCCTACAGTTATCGAACAGACCGGAAGAGGCGAGATGCGGTATGACGTATTTTCCCGCCTACTCAAGGACCGGATCATTTTTCTAGGCGACGCTATTTCGGACGATTATGCGAACGTAATCATCGCTCAGCTCCTATTCTTGGACGCGGAGAATCCGGACCGGGATATTTACCTTTATATCAATTCTCCGGGGGGATACGTATCTTCCGGGCTTGCCATTTACGACACTATGCAGTATATTAAGGCGGACGTAAGAACTCTTTGCATCGGCCAGGCATCCTCTATGGCTGCTTTGCTTTTGGCCGGAGGAGCAAAAGGGAAAAGATCCGCCCTTCCTCATTCCAGAATCATGATGCACCAGCCTACCGGCGGAGCTACCGGACAAGCATCCGATATCGCCATCCAGGCCAAAGAAGTTCTGAAGTTAAAGCAGGTGCTGAACGGCTTATATGCCAAGCACACCGGCAAAACAGTGGAAGAAGTGCAAAAGGATACCGAAAGGGACCTTTACATGACTCCGGAAGAAGCGCAAAGTTACGGTATCATCGATTCCGTGATTTCTATCGAACGCCAAAAGAACTAG
- the clpX gene encoding ATP-dependent Clp protease ATP-binding subunit ClpX has product MAKKPTGTNNKQKLFCSFCGKEQDSVKRLVAGPGVYICDECISLCNEIIAEEPEQEKERTELLGEVPNPAAIKSILDQYVIGQDHAKKALSVAVYNHYKRIYLKDKKSDIELEKSNILLIGPTGSGKTLLAQTLARIIKVPFAIVDATALTEAGYVGEDVENIILKLIQNADNDIKKAEIGIIYIDEVDKIARKSDSASITRDVSGEGVQQALLKIIEGTVANVPPQGGRKHPHQEYLQVDTKNILFILGGAFVDLDNIIKTRTGVKTIGFGSGEKEGKILRDESKGEILARVIPEDLMKFGLIPEFIGRMPVIATLQDLSVDMLKRIFREPKNSILRQYTKILEMENVKLSFEESAIDKIAQLAIERESGARGLRAIVENLMLDLMYEIPSRKDVEEVIITEESVLGIKPPNLVLKKEPKIA; this is encoded by the coding sequence GTGGCCAAAAAACCGACCGGAACCAATAATAAGCAAAAATTATTTTGTTCGTTTTGCGGAAAAGAACAGGATTCCGTAAAAAGATTGGTCGCCGGTCCCGGCGTTTATATCTGCGACGAGTGTATTTCTCTTTGCAACGAAATCATCGCGGAAGAACCGGAGCAGGAAAAGGAAAGAACCGAGCTTTTGGGCGAGGTTCCGAATCCCGCGGCCATTAAATCCATTTTGGACCAATATGTGATCGGTCAGGATCACGCCAAAAAAGCTCTCTCCGTAGCCGTATACAACCACTATAAACGAATCTATCTAAAAGATAAAAAGTCTGATATCGAATTAGAAAAATCGAATATTCTTCTTATCGGTCCCACAGGTTCCGGAAAAACCCTTCTGGCACAAACCCTGGCGAGAATCATCAAGGTTCCTTTCGCAATCGTGGATGCTACCGCTCTCACCGAAGCAGGGTATGTGGGAGAGGATGTGGAAAATATCATCCTCAAACTCATCCAAAACGCGGACAACGATATCAAGAAGGCCGAAATCGGTATCATTTATATCGACGAAGTGGATAAGATCGCCCGTAAATCGGATAGTGCTTCCATCACTAGAGACGTGAGCGGAGAAGGCGTACAACAGGCTTTATTAAAGATCATAGAAGGCACGGTTGCAAACGTTCCTCCTCAAGGAGGAAGGAAGCATCCTCACCAGGAATATCTGCAAGTGGATACCAAGAATATCCTCTTCATTCTGGGCGGAGCCTTTGTGGATTTGGACAATATCATCAAGACCAGAACCGGAGTGAAAACCATCGGGTTCGGTAGCGGAGAAAAAGAAGGTAAGATTCTTCGAGACGAGTCCAAGGGAGAAATTCTGGCTCGTGTGATTCCGGAGGACTTGATGAAATTCGGACTGATTCCCGAGTTTATCGGTCGTATGCCTGTGATCGCTACTCTCCAGGATTTGAGCGTGGACATGCTTAAACGCATTTTCCGTGAACCTAAAAATTCCATTCTTCGCCAGTACACCAAGATTCTTGAGATGGAAAACGTGAAACTCTCCTTCGAAGAGTCTGCGATCGACAAAATCGCCCAGCTCGCTATCGAAAGAGAATCCGGAGCCCGAGGACTTCGTGCGATCGTGGAAAATCTCATGTTGGATCTGATGTATGAGATCCCTTCCCGCAAAGATGTGGAAGAGGTGATTATCACGGAAGAATCCGTACTAGGAATTAAGCCTCCCAATCTGGTTCTGAAAAAAGAGCCTAAGATAGCTTAA
- a CDS encoding NAD(P)-dependent alcohol dehydrogenase, producing MIPVKSFAAATAKSPLAPFALERREPKDKDVLIDIRYCGICHSDIHQARDEWGGSIFPMVPGHEITGVVSKVGQGVTKFKVGDKVGVGCFVDSCRDCEQCKKGLEQFCEKGMSATYNGREQDKKTPTYGGYSSRIVVDENYVLRIPDNLPLDATAPLLCAGITLYSPLVHWKAGPGKKVAIIGLGGLGHMGVKIAHALGAEVTVLSQSNKKEADAKRLGADHFYATSDPKTFVKLRNRFDLIVNTVSMPMDWNQYLGLLNVDGTMVVVGIPENQVPIGAFSLIGGRRSLAGSLIGGIQETQEMLDFCGKHGITSDIELIPIQKVNEAYERVIKSDVRYRFVIDIESLNAA from the coding sequence ATGATTCCAGTTAAATCTTTTGCGGCCGCTACCGCTAAATCGCCCTTAGCTCCTTTCGCCTTAGAGAGAAGGGAACCTAAGGACAAAGACGTTCTCATCGATATCCGTTACTGCGGCATCTGCCATTCGGATATCCACCAAGCCAGAGACGAATGGGGAGGCTCCATTTTTCCCATGGTTCCAGGTCATGAAATCACCGGAGTCGTTTCCAAAGTCGGCCAAGGAGTCACCAAGTTCAAGGTGGGAGACAAGGTAGGCGTAGGTTGTTTCGTGGATTCCTGTAGAGATTGCGAGCAATGCAAAAAAGGTCTGGAGCAATTCTGCGAGAAAGGAATGAGCGCCACCTATAACGGAAGGGAGCAGGACAAAAAGACTCCGACTTACGGAGGATATTCCAGCCGGATCGTAGTGGATGAGAATTACGTACTTAGAATTCCGGATAATCTTCCTTTGGATGCTACGGCTCCCCTTCTCTGTGCTGGCATCACTCTCTATTCTCCTCTGGTGCATTGGAAAGCGGGACCAGGAAAAAAGGTGGCCATCATAGGTCTCGGAGGTTTAGGACATATGGGAGTGAAAATCGCACACGCACTTGGTGCGGAAGTAACCGTTCTTAGCCAATCCAATAAGAAGGAAGCGGATGCAAAACGTTTGGGTGCGGACCATTTCTATGCGACTTCCGATCCCAAGACGTTCGTGAAGTTGAGAAATCGTTTCGACCTGATCGTGAATACCGTCTCTATGCCAATGGATTGGAACCAATACTTAGGCCTCTTGAACGTGGACGGAACCATGGTAGTCGTAGGGATTCCGGAGAACCAAGTTCCCATCGGAGCATTCTCTCTCATCGGAGGTAGACGAAGCCTCGCAGGTTCCTTAATCGGCGGAATCCAAGAGACCCAGGAAATGTTGGATTTCTGCGGAAAGCACGGCATCACGAGCGACATAGAGCTGATTCCGATCCAAAAAGTAAACGAGGCTTACGAGCGAGTGATCAAAAGCGACGTGCGCTATCGTTTTGTGATCGATATAGAAAGTTTAAACGCAGCTTAA